Proteins from a genomic interval of Kitasatospora herbaricolor:
- the pknB gene encoding Stk1 family PASTA domain-containing Ser/Thr kinase, with protein MEEPRRLGGRYELGGVLGRGGMAEVYLAHDTRLGRSVAVKTLRADMARDPSFQARFRREAQSAASLNHPAIVAVYDTGEDYIDNISIPYIVMEYVEGSTLRELLHSGRRLLPERALEMTIGILQALEYSHRAGIVHRDIKPANVMLTRQGNVKVMDFGIARAMGDSGMTMTQTSAVIGTAQYLSPEQAKGEQVDARSDIYSTGCLLYELLAVRPPFVGDSPVAVAYQHVREEAQPPSVYDPELRPEIDAIVLKALTKDRDYRYQSADEMRDDIERFLDGLPVAAAQQAAYGMGAAGGYGYDQNGQYAQHDPYGQTNMLPQQPGGGPTTVLPQVGSPQQGYGPQGGYQDDGGYQGQGGGNDGYDDGYGRAARRGEQPPKKSNTSWIVLAVAAVLVLVGTFFVAQAMFGGGKKEDAKVTAPTLVGKSLAEAKTAAQAVGGKLVVTEGEPVACPDTKIQKAQVCNQDPVSGTQMAETGTITVRLSSGPAKATVPGVVGKAKDAATKALQDAGFANVTTEYKNDDSAPLDQVTAQDPPANGAADPSAPVKLTISQGKSKIDVPNVVGQPVASATQALQDAGFQVDASKTVAAPDPSKNGLVATQTPPANGKAATGTKIVLTVYKTPDKIPVPGDLQGKTVKDAMAQLKAAGLQWTFAGAGGDNDNIVVRYSPGANELVDPNTPIQLQTMPGPKGNDSTPSPNRP; from the coding sequence ATGGAAGAGCCTCGTCGCCTAGGCGGCAGGTACGAGCTCGGCGGCGTCCTCGGACGCGGCGGCATGGCCGAGGTGTACCTCGCCCATGACACCAGGCTCGGCCGCTCCGTCGCAGTGAAGACGCTCCGGGCCGACATGGCCCGGGATCCGTCGTTCCAGGCCCGGTTCCGCCGCGAGGCCCAGTCCGCGGCATCGCTCAACCACCCCGCCATCGTCGCCGTGTACGACACCGGCGAGGACTACATCGACAACATCTCCATCCCGTACATCGTGATGGAGTACGTCGAGGGCTCCACCCTGCGCGAACTGCTGCACTCCGGCCGCCGGCTGCTGCCCGAGCGCGCGCTGGAGATGACCATCGGCATCCTGCAGGCCCTGGAGTACTCCCACCGGGCCGGCATCGTGCACCGTGACATCAAGCCCGCCAACGTGATGCTCACCCGGCAGGGCAACGTCAAGGTCATGGACTTCGGCATCGCCCGCGCGATGGGCGACTCGGGCATGACGATGACCCAGACGTCCGCCGTCATCGGCACCGCCCAGTACCTCTCCCCCGAGCAGGCCAAGGGCGAGCAGGTCGACGCGCGCTCCGACATCTACTCCACCGGCTGCCTGCTGTACGAGCTGCTCGCCGTGCGCCCGCCGTTCGTCGGCGACTCGCCCGTCGCGGTGGCCTACCAGCACGTCCGCGAGGAGGCCCAGCCGCCGTCCGTCTACGACCCCGAGCTGCGCCCCGAGATCGACGCGATCGTGCTGAAGGCGCTCACCAAGGACCGCGACTACCGCTACCAGTCGGCCGACGAGATGCGCGACGACATCGAGCGCTTCCTCGACGGCCTGCCGGTGGCGGCGGCCCAGCAGGCCGCGTACGGCATGGGCGCGGCCGGCGGGTACGGCTACGACCAGAACGGCCAGTACGCCCAGCACGACCCGTACGGCCAGACCAACATGCTCCCGCAGCAGCCCGGCGGCGGCCCCACCACGGTGCTGCCCCAGGTCGGCTCCCCGCAGCAGGGCTACGGCCCGCAGGGCGGCTACCAGGACGACGGCGGCTACCAGGGCCAGGGCGGCGGCAACGACGGCTACGACGACGGCTACGGCCGGGCCGCCCGGCGGGGTGAGCAGCCGCCGAAGAAGAGCAACACCTCCTGGATCGTGCTGGCCGTCGCGGCGGTGCTGGTCCTGGTCGGCACCTTCTTCGTCGCGCAGGCGATGTTCGGCGGCGGCAAGAAGGAGGACGCCAAGGTCACCGCGCCGACCCTGGTCGGCAAGAGCCTGGCCGAGGCCAAGACGGCCGCCCAGGCCGTCGGCGGCAAGCTGGTGGTCACCGAGGGCGAGCCGGTGGCCTGCCCCGACACCAAGATCCAGAAGGCCCAGGTCTGCAACCAGGACCCGGTCTCCGGTACCCAGATGGCGGAGACCGGCACCATCACGGTCCGGCTGTCCTCCGGCCCGGCCAAGGCCACCGTGCCGGGCGTGGTCGGCAAGGCCAAGGACGCGGCGACCAAGGCCCTGCAGGACGCCGGCTTCGCCAACGTCACCACCGAGTACAAGAACGACGACTCCGCCCCGCTCGACCAGGTGACCGCCCAGGACCCGCCGGCCAACGGCGCCGCCGACCCGTCGGCGCCGGTCAAGCTGACGATCTCCCAGGGCAAGTCGAAGATCGACGTTCCCAACGTGGTCGGCCAGCCGGTGGCGAGCGCCACCCAGGCCCTCCAGGACGCCGGCTTCCAGGTCGACGCCAGCAAGACCGTCGCGGCCCCGGACCCCAGCAAGAACGGCCTGGTCGCCACGCAGACCCCGCCCGCCAACGGCAAGGCCGCCACCGGGACCAAGATCGTCCTGACGGTCTACAAGACCCCGGACAAGATCCCGGTGCCCGGCGACCTCCAGGGCAAGACGGTCAAGGACGCGATGGCCCAGCTGAAGGCGGCCGGCCTGCAGTGGACCTTCGCCGGCGCGGGCGGTGACAACGACAACATCGTCGTCCGGTACAGCCCGGGCGCCAACGAGCTGGTCGACCCGAACACGCCGATCCAGCTGCAGACGATGCCCGGCCCCAAAGGGAACGACTCCACACCGTCCCCGAACCGGCCGTAG
- a CDS encoding class E sortase: MDGRADGRADGTADGTGDDPVAPPAGRPARRGPALVALGAFGELLITLGLLLALFAAYSLWWTNVQADRSADLASDKLRSAWSAPPSAAPPARTYAAGDGVGFLHVPAMGAGYQVLIRMGTDADTLAEGVAGVYETPYRSAMPWDPTGNFALAAHRDGHGAKFHDLDALKPGDAIVVETQDSWYVYRVDDTLPETSKYDTGVVAPVPEGSSYHSPGRYITLTTCTPVYTSRYRMAVWGSLVRVDPVDAARTPPAELR; encoded by the coding sequence TTGGACGGACGCGCGGACGGACGCGCGGACGGAACCGCCGACGGGACCGGGGACGACCCGGTGGCCCCGCCCGCGGGCCGGCCCGCCCGGCGGGGGCCCGCGCTGGTGGCGCTCGGGGCGTTCGGCGAGCTGCTGATCACCCTCGGGCTGCTGCTGGCGCTGTTCGCGGCCTACTCCCTGTGGTGGACGAACGTGCAGGCGGACCGGAGTGCCGACCTGGCCTCCGACAAGCTGCGCAGCGCCTGGTCGGCCCCGCCGTCCGCCGCGCCGCCGGCCCGCACCTACGCGGCGGGGGACGGCGTCGGGTTCCTGCACGTGCCGGCGATGGGTGCGGGCTACCAGGTGCTGATCCGGATGGGCACGGACGCCGACACGCTGGCCGAGGGGGTGGCGGGGGTGTACGAGACGCCGTACCGCTCGGCGATGCCCTGGGACCCGACCGGCAACTTCGCGCTGGCGGCGCACCGGGACGGGCACGGTGCCAAGTTCCACGACCTGGACGCACTGAAGCCGGGCGACGCGATCGTGGTGGAGACTCAGGACAGCTGGTACGTCTACCGGGTGGACGACACCCTGCCGGAGACGTCCAAGTACGACACCGGTGTGGTCGCGCCGGTGCCCGAGGGGTCCTCGTATCACTCCCCCGGGCGTTACATCACCTTGACGACCTGTACGCCGGTCTACACCTCGCGCTACCGGATGGCGGTCTGGGGCAGCCTGGTGCGGGTGGACCCGGTGGACGCGGCGCGCACGCCGCCGGCCGAGCTGCGCTAG
- a CDS encoding FtsW/RodA/SpoVE family cell cycle protein: MTITPQGTPNRRNTELALLAFAVLLPVLAYANVGLAIDGSLPAGMLGYGLGMGALALVAHLVMRRWAPYADPLLLPLATLLNGLGVVMIWRLDKAGKLLYKNYPAAPNQLMWSGLGIAFFIVVMVFLKDHRVLQRYTYISMAVALVLLAAPAFFPSREADFGAKIWIHLGPLSFQPGEFAKIILTVFFAGYLMVKRDALALASRRFMGLYLPRGRDLGPIIAIWLVSLLILIFENDLGSSFLFFGLFVVMLYVATERTSWIVFGLLMSIGGAVVVGSTASHVKTRIDAWLDPMAAFAPDHPKGASDQIGQALFAMGSGGATGSGLGQGRSYLIGFAAKSDFIIGSFGEELGLTGLMAIFMVYALIVQRGLRTAIAARDPFGKLFAVGLSSALALQVFVVAGGVTGLIPLTGMTMPFMAQGGSSVVANWALIAILLKISDSARRPGVEPAPASET, from the coding sequence ATCACCATCACCCCGCAGGGCACCCCGAACCGGCGCAACACCGAGCTGGCGCTGCTGGCCTTCGCGGTGCTGCTGCCCGTCCTCGCGTACGCCAACGTGGGCCTGGCGATCGACGGCAGCCTGCCGGCCGGGATGCTCGGCTACGGCCTCGGCATGGGCGCGCTGGCCCTGGTCGCGCACCTGGTGATGCGCCGCTGGGCGCCGTACGCCGACCCGCTGCTGCTGCCGCTGGCCACCCTGCTCAACGGGCTCGGCGTGGTGATGATCTGGCGGCTGGACAAGGCCGGCAAGCTGCTCTACAAGAACTACCCGGCGGCGCCCAACCAGCTGATGTGGTCGGGTCTGGGCATCGCCTTCTTCATCGTGGTGATGGTGTTCCTGAAGGACCACCGGGTCCTTCAGCGCTACACCTACATCTCGATGGCGGTGGCGCTGGTGCTGCTCGCCGCGCCCGCGTTCTTCCCGTCCCGGGAGGCCGACTTCGGCGCCAAGATCTGGATCCACCTCGGCCCGCTGTCCTTCCAGCCAGGCGAGTTCGCCAAGATCATCCTGACCGTGTTCTTCGCCGGCTACCTGATGGTCAAGCGGGACGCGCTGGCACTGGCCAGCCGGCGGTTCATGGGGCTGTACCTGCCGCGCGGCCGGGACCTCGGCCCGATCATCGCGATCTGGCTGGTCAGCCTGCTGATCCTGATCTTCGAGAACGACCTCGGCTCGTCCTTCCTGTTCTTCGGCCTGTTCGTGGTGATGCTGTACGTCGCCACCGAGCGCACCAGCTGGATCGTCTTCGGCCTGCTGATGTCGATCGGCGGCGCGGTGGTGGTGGGCTCCACCGCGAGCCACGTGAAGACCCGGATCGACGCCTGGCTCGACCCGATGGCCGCCTTCGCCCCCGACCACCCGAAGGGCGCCAGCGACCAGATCGGCCAGGCCCTGTTCGCGATGGGGTCCGGCGGGGCCACCGGCTCCGGGCTCGGCCAGGGCCGGTCCTACCTGATCGGCTTCGCCGCGAAGAGCGACTTCATCATCGGCTCCTTCGGCGAGGAGCTCGGTCTGACCGGCCTGATGGCCATCTTCATGGTCTACGCCCTGATCGTGCAGCGCGGCCTGCGGACCGCGATCGCCGCCCGCGACCCGTTCGGCAAGCTGTTCGCCGTGGGGCTGTCCTCGGCGCTCGCCCTGCAGGTCTTCGTGGTGGCCGGCGGCGTCACCGGGCTGATCCCGCTGACCGGTATGACCATGCCGTTCATGGCCCAGGGCGGTTCGTCCGTGGTGGCCAACTGGGCCCTGATCGCCATCCTGCTGAAGATCAGCGACAGTGCCCGCCGTCCCGGGGTGGAACCGGCCCCGGCCAGCGAAACGTGA
- a CDS encoding PP2C family protein-serine/threonine phosphatase, with product MSLVLRFAAGSHKGLIREGNEDSGYAGPRLLAVADGMGGAAAGEVASSEVLGSIVRLDEDVPGADLLTLLGDAVQGANDRLRQMVEEDPQLEGMGCTLTAMLWTGQRMGMVHVGDSRAYLLRDGSLTQITQDHTWVQRLVDEGRITPEEAETHPQRSLLMRALDGRGQVEPDLSIREVRAGDRYLICSDGLSGPVSHQTLEETLGSFYSPEQTVQELIQLALRGGGPDNITCIVADVIDVGATDTLSGLRGDVPVVVGAVAETPPASAADQTILNTPAGRAAGLGRPPQGAFGPAEGYEAGYGAAPGGFGPAEGYEGGYGAYGAEQPGYADEDEDLPVRKGKWAKRSVIGLVTLGLLAGAGYFGWRWTQDQYYVGVDGDHVAVYQGINQNLAGLSLSSVHQSFGDVQVKFLPADQRTHVTNTIAAVSLGDANDKVKQLQEQATVCRKVSEGARPAPGTSAEPPAAAPTAAPSSSPSASLNHPASPTPAVAAASPTATASAAPAVSPQGEVPTLTEEEQKKAASCPTP from the coding sequence ATGAGCCTCGTGCTGCGCTTCGCCGCCGGCTCCCACAAGGGACTCATCCGGGAGGGGAACGAGGACTCCGGCTACGCCGGTCCGCGGCTGCTGGCCGTGGCCGACGGCATGGGCGGGGCGGCGGCCGGCGAGGTCGCCTCCTCCGAGGTCCTCGGCTCGATCGTCCGGCTGGACGAGGACGTGCCCGGCGCCGACCTGCTGACCCTGCTCGGCGACGCCGTCCAGGGCGCCAACGACCGCCTGCGCCAGATGGTGGAGGAGGACCCGCAGCTCGAAGGCATGGGCTGCACCCTCACCGCGATGCTCTGGACCGGCCAGCGGATGGGCATGGTGCACGTCGGCGACTCGCGCGCCTACCTGCTGCGCGACGGCTCGCTGACCCAGATCACCCAGGACCACACGTGGGTGCAGCGCCTGGTCGACGAGGGCCGGATCACGCCGGAGGAGGCCGAGACCCACCCGCAGCGCTCGCTGCTGATGCGCGCGCTGGACGGCCGCGGCCAGGTCGAGCCCGACCTGTCGATCCGCGAGGTCCGGGCCGGCGACCGCTACCTGATCTGCTCCGACGGCCTCTCCGGCCCGGTCAGCCACCAGACCCTGGAGGAGACGCTCGGGAGCTTCTACTCCCCCGAGCAGACCGTCCAGGAGCTGATCCAGCTCGCCCTGCGCGGCGGCGGCCCCGACAACATCACCTGCATCGTGGCGGACGTCATCGACGTCGGCGCCACCGACACCCTCAGCGGCCTGCGCGGCGACGTCCCGGTGGTGGTCGGCGCGGTCGCCGAGACCCCGCCGGCCTCGGCCGCCGACCAGACGATCCTGAACACCCCGGCCGGGCGCGCGGCCGGCCTCGGCCGGCCCCCGCAGGGCGCCTTCGGCCCCGCCGAGGGCTACGAGGCCGGCTACGGCGCCGCTCCGGGCGGTTTCGGTCCCGCCGAGGGCTACGAGGGCGGCTACGGCGCGTACGGCGCCGAGCAGCCCGGGTACGCCGACGAGGACGAGGACCTGCCGGTCCGCAAGGGCAAGTGGGCGAAGCGCTCGGTGATCGGCCTGGTGACGCTCGGCCTGCTGGCCGGCGCCGGCTACTTCGGCTGGCGCTGGACGCAGGACCAGTACTACGTCGGCGTGGACGGCGACCACGTCGCGGTCTACCAGGGCATCAACCAGAACCTGGCCGGGCTCAGCCTGTCCTCGGTGCACCAGTCCTTCGGCGACGTCCAGGTGAAGTTCCTGCCGGCGGACCAGCGCACCCACGTCACCAACACGATCGCCGCCGTGAGCCTGGGCGACGCGAACGACAAGGTGAAGCAGCTCCAGGAGCAGGCCACGGTCTGCCGCAAGGTCTCCGAGGGCGCCAGGCCCGCACCGGGCACGTCCGCCGAGCCGCCCGCCGCCGCACCCACGGCCGCCCCGAGCAGCTCGCCGAGCGCCTCGCTGAACCACCCCGCGAGCCCCACCCCGGCGGTGGCCGCGGCCTCGCCCACGGCGACGGCCTCGGCCGCGCCGGCGGTCTCGCCGCAGGGCGAGGTGCCGACCCTGACCGAGGAGGAGCAGAAGAAGGCCGCCTCCTGCCCGACGCCGTGA
- a CDS encoding FHA domain-containing protein FhaB/FipA, whose translation MSELTLTVMRLGFLAVLWLFVIVAVQVIRSDLFGTKINPRSSRRAASAQAGTAPPGRPAQGPGPGQGQGQGQPAAPAQPSRRRGAPTQLVVVQGSLAGTTVALQGQTITLGRAHDSTIVLDDDYASSRHARIYPDQTGQWTVEDLGSTNGTYLDRQRLTTPTPLQPGVPIRIGRTVIELRK comes from the coding sequence ATGTCAGAACTGACCCTGACGGTCATGCGGCTGGGCTTCCTCGCCGTGCTGTGGCTGTTCGTCATCGTCGCGGTCCAGGTGATCCGCAGCGACCTGTTCGGCACCAAGATCAACCCGCGCTCCTCCCGGCGGGCAGCCTCCGCGCAGGCCGGCACCGCGCCGCCCGGCCGTCCCGCCCAGGGCCCCGGTCCCGGCCAGGGGCAGGGCCAGGGCCAGCCGGCCGCCCCCGCCCAGCCGTCGCGGCGGCGCGGGGCGCCCACCCAGCTGGTCGTGGTGCAGGGTTCGCTGGCCGGGACGACCGTGGCCCTCCAGGGGCAGACGATCACGCTCGGCCGGGCCCACGACTCGACGATCGTGCTGGACGACGACTACGCGTCCTCCCGGCATGCCAGGATCTACCCGGATCAGACTGGGCAGTGGACGGTCGAGGATCTAGGCTCCACCAACGGCACCTATCTGGACCGGCAGCGCCTCACGACGCCCACCCCGCTCCAGCCCGGCGTGCCGATCCGTATCGGCCGGACCGTCATCGAACTGCGGAAGTAG
- a CDS encoding peptidoglycan D,D-transpeptidase FtsI family protein, translating into MNKPIRRVSIFCLVLILALMVRTNWVQGVQADSLASNTHNDRNKYDRYAYPRGNIIVDGERVTSSDFVDGLRYKYKRSWVNGALYAPVTGYSSQSFGSSQLESLEDGFLAGTDDRLFFRNTLDMLTGKEKQGGDVVTTINAKAQKAAFEGLGSKKGAVVALDPATGAILALVSTPSYDPGTFAGGGDADAKAWTDLNADPNKPMLNRALRETYPPGSTFKLVTAAAAFENNVFQNIDDKTETPDPYILPGTSQELKNESANEPCEGATLKVGMDYSCNTVYGKIGADLGRDKMREQAEKFGFNTTVDTPIRAVQSFYPKGSSPDGTALDSIGQHDTRATPLQMAMVASAIANNGSLMQPYLVAQERSANLTTISQHSAKQFGQAISPATAQKLQDMMVSVVQNGTGKNAQIPGLTVGGKTGTAQHGEGNTGLPFAWFVSYAKGADNKSVAVAVVVEDGSNNRDGISGGRLAAPIAKAVMQATLGK; encoded by the coding sequence ATGAACAAGCCCATTCGCCGGGTCTCGATCTTCTGCCTCGTGCTGATCCTGGCCCTGATGGTGCGCACCAACTGGGTGCAGGGGGTGCAGGCCGACAGCCTCGCCTCCAACACCCACAACGACCGCAACAAGTACGACCGGTACGCCTACCCGCGCGGCAACATCATCGTCGACGGCGAGCGCGTCACCAGCTCCGACTTCGTCGACGGCCTGCGCTACAAGTACAAGCGCTCCTGGGTCAACGGGGCGCTCTACGCCCCCGTCACCGGGTACTCCTCGCAGTCCTTCGGCAGCAGCCAGCTGGAGTCCCTGGAGGACGGCTTCCTGGCCGGCACCGACGACCGGCTGTTCTTCCGCAACACCCTCGACATGCTGACCGGCAAGGAGAAGCAGGGCGGCGACGTGGTCACCACGATCAACGCCAAGGCCCAGAAGGCCGCCTTCGAGGGCCTCGGCAGCAAGAAGGGCGCGGTCGTCGCCCTCGACCCGGCCACCGGCGCGATCCTCGCGCTGGTCTCCACCCCCTCGTACGACCCCGGCACCTTCGCCGGCGGCGGCGACGCGGACGCCAAGGCCTGGACCGACCTCAACGCCGACCCCAACAAGCCGATGCTCAACCGGGCGCTGCGCGAGACCTATCCGCCCGGCTCCACCTTCAAGCTGGTCACCGCGGCGGCGGCGTTCGAGAACAACGTCTTCCAGAACATCGACGACAAGACCGAGACGCCCGACCCGTACATCCTGCCGGGGACCAGCCAGGAGCTGAAGAACGAGAGCGCCAACGAGCCCTGCGAGGGCGCCACGCTCAAGGTCGGCATGGACTACTCCTGCAACACCGTCTACGGCAAGATCGGCGCCGACCTCGGCCGCGACAAGATGCGCGAGCAGGCCGAGAAGTTCGGCTTCAACACCACCGTCGACACCCCGATCCGGGCCGTCCAGAGCTTCTACCCGAAGGGCTCCAGCCCGGACGGCACCGCGCTGGACTCGATCGGCCAGCACGACACCCGGGCCACCCCGCTGCAGATGGCCATGGTCGCCTCCGCGATCGCCAACAACGGTTCGCTGATGCAGCCGTACCTGGTCGCCCAGGAGCGCTCGGCCAACCTGACCACCATCTCCCAGCACAGCGCCAAGCAGTTCGGACAGGCGATCAGCCCGGCCACCGCGCAGAAGCTGCAGGACATGATGGTCAGCGTGGTGCAGAACGGCACCGGCAAGAACGCCCAGATCCCCGGCCTCACGGTCGGCGGCAAGACCGGCACCGCCCAGCACGGCGAGGGCAACACCGGCCTGCCGTTCGCCTGGTTCGTCTCCTACGCCAAGGGCGCCGACAACAAGTCGGTGGCGGTCGCCGTGGTCGTCGAGGACGGTTCCAACAACCGCGACGGGATCAGCGGCGGGCGGCTGGCCGCCCCGATCGCCAAGGCTGTGATGCAGGCCACGCTCGGCAAGTGA